A window from Fragaria vesca subsp. vesca linkage group LG5, FraVesHawaii_1.0, whole genome shotgun sequence encodes these proteins:
- the LOC101312062 gene encoding amino-acid permease BAT1-like: MEEEEGPSYHHPLLQDRDAISSDDSRLKQLGYKQELSRNLSAIANFSVTFSIVSVLTGLSTTFGIGLTYGGTITMVYGWPVVGMLTLVVGLSMAEICSAYPTSGGLYFWSAKLCGNRWGPLASWLTGW, encoded by the exons ATGGAAGAGGAAGAAGGCCCTTCTTATCATCACCCTCTTCTTCAAGACAGAGACGCCATTTCTTCCGATGATTCGCGCTTGAAACAGCTCGGTTACAAGCAAGAACTCAGCCGCAATCTCTC GGCAATAGCAAATTTCTCAGTGACTTTCTCCATCGTCTCAGTCCTCACTGGTCTAAGCACGACGTTTGGTATTGGCCTGACATATGGTGGGACGATTACGATGGTGTACGGGTGGCCGGTGGTGGGGATGTTGACGCTGGTGGTGGGACTATCGATGGCGGAGATTTGCTCGGCGTACCCGACTTCCGGTGGACTATACTTCTGGAGCGCCAAACTTTGTGGCAATCGTTGGGGACCTTTGGCTTCTTGGCTCACTGGCTGGTAA